DNA from Streptomyces sp. NBC_01476:
GCGTGGCGTACCAGAGCAGTTCATGGTCCTCCACCCCGTCCACGGTGAACTGCGCGTCGTCGTCCCCGGCGTCGGCCGCGCCCAGCGCCTCGGCCGCCGCGCTGACATCGGACACCGCGTCGTCCGCGTCGACGTGGACCGCCGCCGTCTTGGTGAAGGGCACCGGGCGGGCCAGCCGTACCTCGCCGAGCGCGGCCGGGTCGAGCCCGCGGTCCGGGTCGTGGGCCACCTCGCCGTCGGCGATGTCCACCGCGACCACCACCCGGCGGCGCGGGGTGTCCGGGTGGACCGCCAGCAGCCGCAGTGACGCCTGGGCCGCTCGCGTCAACGCCGCGTACTCCAGCTCTTCGATGTCGTCGGAGACGTACCACTCGCGCAGTCCGGGCGTCACCGCGAAGGCGTCCAGCGGCGCGGGCCCGATCTCGCCTGCCTTGTAGCCCTCGGCCAGCCCGGCGAGAGTGGTGGGAATGTAGACGCGCATGGCGTGAAGCATACGTGCGCCGCCATCCTGATAGGTGAATCTCGGGCGGCCCCCCGGCAGCGCACCGAGAGCTTGCCCGGAACTCCCGCGGACCCCTACAACCGGCCCTACCACCCGGTAACGATCTTCGGAGTCCCCCGTGCGCAACTCAGCCCCGCACTCGTCCCTGCCCTCGTCCGTACCCCCGTCCGTCACCACAGCCCAGGCGCCCGTGATCCGCCGTCCCGGCGCCGGCACCGCCCCACCGGGCCGCCGTGACACCCGGCGCCCGGCGGGCCGCCCAGGGGCCCCTGCCCGCCCGCTCCCGCCCCACATCTGGTTCGCCGGCCGCCTGCTCGACGTCCTCACCGGCCGCCGGCCGCTGACCTGCCTGGCCGGACGGGTCCGGGACGAGGCGTACCAGCGGCTGTGGGAGCTGCACGCGGCCCGCGCGGACTGGCGCCGCCAGGTCCGCGGCCGTACCCCGTACGTGTACCGCTGCCGGTTTTTCCGCACCCCCGACGGAGCCCTGGAAGTCTCCGCCGTGGTCGCGCTCGACCAGGACGTCTTCCGGGCACTCGCCTTCCGCCT
Protein-coding regions in this window:
- a CDS encoding DUF6912 family protein, with amino-acid sequence MRVYIPTTLAGLAEGYKAGEIGPAPLDAFAVTPGLREWYVSDDIEELEYAALTRAAQASLRLLAVHPDTPRRRVVVAVDIADGEVAHDPDRGLDPAALGEVRLARPVPFTKTAAVHVDADDAVSDVSAAAEALGAADAGDDDAQFTVDGVEDHELLWYATQEIPHLIG
- a CDS encoding Rv3235 family protein — protein: MRNSAPHSSLPSSVPPSVTTAQAPVIRRPGAGTAPPGRRDTRRPAGRPGAPARPLPPHIWFAGRLLDVLTGRRPLTCLAGRVRDEAYQRLWELHAARADWRRQVRGRTPYVYRCRFFRTPDGALEVSAVVALDQDVFRALAFRLEPGDEESGPGYGDARWRCTAVAAQ